A portion of the Candidatus Krumholzibacteriota bacterium genome contains these proteins:
- a CDS encoding response regulator, whose amino-acid sequence MKGKKILWVDDEIDMLRSHQIFLEEKGYDLTGVSSGAEALRMLGKEIFDLVLLDETMPGKSGLETLQEIKEIASNIPVIMITKNEEEGLMEQAIGMKIDDYILKPINPLQIYSAIKRQLESHKIQEGTISKDYLEVFRRIDEAVSAGPDWKEWVNIHLELSGWDLEFDRFSSTGMEQIHEELRKRCNFEFGNFVENNYGKWIESEKEPLMSVDVFKKAVFPHLNAGKKLYFIVIDCMRYDQWLTIEDMLAPFYNIQRDTYCSILPTATPYARNAVFSGLYPGEIASRYPEYWLERSKDEFSKNRYEQELMNEQLKKARLERLSSKYIKIYDSDEANEIRKQVNSYRAIDLVAMVFNFLDILAHGRSQSEILQEIAPNEAAFRSLMRSWFTHSALFEILQKISSHDATVIITTDHGSILGQKATLVHGNRDTSSNLRYKFGENINGDEKQTFSMRNPAEYRLPAESPSKNYIIAKENYYFVYPTRFHEYERQYQGTFQHGGISLEEMIIPLITLTPR is encoded by the coding sequence GTGAAGGGTAAAAAGATACTTTGGGTCGATGACGAGATAGACATGCTTCGTTCTCACCAGATATTTCTCGAGGAAAAGGGGTATGATCTGACCGGCGTCTCCAGCGGAGCTGAAGCTCTCAGGATGCTTGGAAAAGAGATTTTTGACCTGGTCCTTCTCGATGAGACGATGCCCGGAAAATCGGGGCTGGAGACACTGCAGGAGATAAAGGAGATAGCGTCCAACATTCCGGTCATCATGATAACGAAAAACGAAGAAGAGGGGCTGATGGAGCAGGCGATCGGCATGAAGATCGATGATTATATACTGAAGCCGATCAATCCTCTTCAGATCTATTCCGCGATCAAAAGACAGCTTGAATCCCATAAAATCCAGGAAGGTACGATCAGCAAGGATTATCTTGAAGTCTTCCGCAGAATTGATGAAGCGGTCAGTGCCGGTCCGGACTGGAAAGAATGGGTCAATATCCATCTCGAACTTTCCGGGTGGGATCTCGAATTCGACAGGTTCAGTTCGACAGGAATGGAACAGATACATGAAGAACTCAGGAAGAGATGTAATTTCGAATTCGGGAATTTCGTTGAGAATAACTATGGGAAGTGGATCGAATCGGAAAAAGAACCGCTCATGAGCGTGGATGTCTTCAAAAAAGCCGTTTTCCCACATCTTAACGCCGGAAAAAAATTGTATTTTATCGTGATCGACTGCATGAGGTACGACCAGTGGTTGACTATCGAGGACATGCTCGCGCCTTTTTACAATATTCAAAGGGACACATACTGTTCAATCCTTCCAACGGCGACGCCGTACGCGAGAAACGCTGTTTTTTCAGGGCTGTATCCCGGAGAAATTGCTTCCAGGTATCCCGAATACTGGCTGGAAAGATCGAAAGACGAATTCAGCAAGAACCGTTATGAGCAGGAATTGATGAACGAACAGCTTAAAAAAGCCAGGCTGGAGAGGCTATCCTCTAAATATATAAAGATCTACGACAGCGATGAGGCGAATGAGATACGCAAACAGGTCAACAGCTACCGCGCTATAGACCTTGTCGCCATGGTATTCAATTTTCTTGATATCCTGGCGCACGGAAGGAGCCAGAGCGAGATCCTCCAGGAGATAGCTCCGAATGAAGCTGCCTTCCGTTCCCTGATGCGGTCCTGGTTTACTCACTCGGCTCTGTTCGAGATACTTCAGAAGATCTCGTCTCATGACGCGACGGTGATCATAACGACGGACCATGGATCAATTCTCGGGCAGAAGGCCACGCTTGTCCACGGGAACAGGGATACGTCGAGCAACCTCAGGTACAAATTCGGTGAGAATATTAATGGAGACGAGAAACAGACGTTCTCGATGAGGAACCCGGCAGAATACAGGCTGCCCGCGGAATCGCCATCGAAAAATTATATTATTGCCAAGGAAAACTATTATTTCGTCTATCCGACAAGATTCCACGAATATGAGCGTCAGTATCAGGGGACTTTCCAGCATGGAGGTATATCGCTGGAGGAGATGATCATCCCCCTGATTACTTTGACTCCAAGGTAA
- the tsaE gene encoding tRNA (adenosine(37)-N6)-threonylcarbamoyltransferase complex ATPase subunit type 1 TsaE: MERIEYPGGSRKKRIIHIGSPDEMLELGERFGTIVPAGMAVSLEGGLGAGKTFFVKGVARGLLIEDEVLSPTFILVEEYRGELPLFHFDLYRLEDLSEVEGTGLFDAVDGKNLVVVEWGDRLPEGALDFDISINIAVTGEKTRKVTIEGPSVLVDMMLEE, translated from the coding sequence ATGGAACGGATCGAATATCCTGGCGGAAGCAGGAAAAAACGGATTATTCATATCGGTTCTCCGGATGAGATGCTTGAACTTGGTGAAAGGTTCGGCACGATAGTGCCGGCCGGGATGGCTGTCTCCCTGGAGGGAGGGTTGGGAGCTGGGAAGACCTTTTTCGTCAAGGGGGTCGCCAGGGGGCTTCTGATCGAGGATGAAGTCCTGAGCCCCACTTTCATCCTCGTCGAGGAATACAGGGGGGAGCTTCCGCTCTTCCATTTTGATCTTTACAGGCTTGAGGACCTTTCCGAAGTAGAGGGAACGGGACTTTTCGACGCGGTAGACGGGAAGAATCTCGTCGTCGTGGAATGGGGCGACAGGCTGCCCGAAGGCGCTCTTGATTTTGATATTTCTATCAATATTGCGGTGACCGGGGAAAAAACCAGAAAAGTGACTATAGAGGGACCGTCCGTCCTTGTGGATATGATGCTGGAGGAATAA
- the tsaB gene encoding tRNA (adenosine(37)-N6)-threonylcarbamoyltransferase complex dimerization subunit type 1 TsaB, which produces MTSGLILALDTSHLKGSVALSANGDLLCEIIFDASDTHSATLMPAVDTCLRQAQSRISDIDLFGLVIGPGSFTGLRIGLATVKAFASIRQKPVCTVNSMELLAAAFPYSRLPVFPLIDARRSEVYAAAYDTGSGFPVELASPRAVSPEAVVGMIKETCKGGPVLLCGTGAEKYSELLSRVIPAGSRLAGSEWSVPSAARMISLVRAREPIHFSGIPRLEPMYIRPPDAKLPSRVKLNDGGGKE; this is translated from the coding sequence ATGACGAGCGGCCTGATCCTTGCTCTTGACACATCACATCTGAAAGGCAGCGTCGCTCTCTCCGCGAATGGCGATCTTCTTTGCGAGATAATCTTTGACGCGAGCGATACGCATTCGGCTACATTGATGCCCGCGGTGGACACCTGTCTGAGGCAGGCGCAGTCACGGATAAGCGATATTGATCTTTTCGGGCTGGTCATCGGTCCCGGCAGTTTTACCGGACTTAGAATAGGACTGGCGACTGTCAAAGCGTTCGCGTCGATACGTCAGAAGCCGGTCTGCACCGTAAACAGCATGGAATTGCTGGCAGCCGCTTTTCCTTACTCAAGGTTGCCGGTCTTTCCCCTGATAGATGCCAGGCGCTCTGAAGTATATGCGGCGGCCTATGACACCGGATCAGGGTTCCCCGTTGAACTCGCCTCGCCGCGGGCTGTTTCACCGGAAGCTGTCGTCGGGATGATTAAGGAAACCTGTAAGGGTGGACCGGTTCTTTTATGCGGGACGGGCGCGGAGAAATATTCAGAGTTGCTGTCTCGCGTCATACCGGCGGGAAGCCGTCTGGCCGGCAGCGAATGGTCTGTTCCCTCGGCGGCCAGGATGATCTCCCTGGTCAGGGCGAGAGAACCCATTCATTTCAGCGGAATCCCGCGGCTTGAACCGATGTATATAAGGCCTCCCGACGCGAAGCTTCCCTCACGGGTGAAGTTGAATGATGGAGGAGGAAAAGAGTGA
- the rimI gene encoding ribosomal protein S18-alanine N-acetyltransferase, with protein MSEGLIRVMLEADIPMLMRLEKECFPTPWTENMFLCQIRLVDISANLVYTEEDEICGYVVGWFGYEELHILSIGVNPLLRGRGIAEALLNEAMRRSLKAGCTRVILEVRKSNSRAQRFYQKLGFRQVGIRKGYYSETGEDALVLERDIEITT; from the coding sequence TTGAGTGAAGGTCTGATAAGAGTGATGCTCGAGGCAGATATCCCGATGTTGATGAGACTCGAGAAGGAGTGTTTTCCTACTCCATGGACGGAGAATATGTTCCTGTGCCAGATCAGGCTTGTAGATATATCGGCGAATCTCGTCTATACTGAAGAAGATGAGATCTGTGGGTATGTCGTAGGATGGTTTGGTTATGAGGAACTGCATATACTGAGCATAGGGGTGAACCCATTGCTCAGAGGGCGGGGCATAGCGGAGGCGCTTCTCAATGAAGCGATGAGACGCAGTCTGAAAGCAGGTTGTACAAGGGTGATACTTGAGGTGCGGAAAAGCAACTCAAGGGCACAGAGATTCTATCAAAAACTCGGTTTCAGGCAGGTAGGTATCCGGAAAGGATATTACAGCGAGACGGGTGAGGATGCTCTGGTCCTGGAGAGGGATATTGAGATCACGACTTGA
- a CDS encoding acetyl-CoA carboxylase carboxyltransferase subunit beta, producing the protein MNWLTRARKGIKTWGKKDVPDGLWEKCPSCGEILYRKEVGRHHSICPKCRFHFRINASDYIGILADNSSFSEFDSGVTSCDPLDFRDSKKYRDRIKESRKKTGRNSAILSGTAVVNGHRAVLAIMDFNFMGGSMGSAVGEKIVRAVKKAIEERLPFIMVTASGGARMQESILSLMQMAKSSAAFAMLSRAELPYITILTNPTTGGVAASFAFQGDIIIAEPRALIGFAGPRVIRETVGEELPEGFQRSEFLLEHGMIDMIASRDELKGKLGFLLDSIMSGVSAIAEDKNLENDGKTISLIW; encoded by the coding sequence ATGAATTGGCTTACAAGGGCAAGGAAAGGGATAAAGACCTGGGGGAAAAAAGATGTTCCCGACGGATTATGGGAAAAGTGCCCCTCATGCGGTGAAATCCTCTATCGCAAGGAAGTGGGACGGCACCATTCGATCTGTCCCAAGTGCAGATTTCATTTCAGGATAAACGCTTCAGACTATATTGGTATCCTTGCCGACAACAGTTCTTTCAGTGAGTTTGACAGCGGTGTCACTTCATGCGATCCTCTCGATTTCCGGGACAGCAAGAAATACAGGGACAGGATCAAAGAATCGAGGAAAAAGACCGGAAGGAATTCCGCCATCCTGAGCGGGACAGCGGTAGTTAACGGGCATAGAGCAGTCCTTGCGATAATGGATTTCAATTTCATGGGTGGCAGCATGGGTTCGGCGGTGGGAGAAAAGATAGTACGGGCTGTAAAAAAGGCCATCGAGGAAAGGCTTCCCTTCATAATGGTCACTGCCTCGGGGGGAGCGAGGATGCAGGAATCGATCCTTTCTCTTATGCAGATGGCAAAGAGTTCAGCTGCGTTTGCGATGCTTTCGAGAGCTGAGCTTCCCTATATCACGATCCTTACCAATCCGACTACCGGAGGCGTCGCGGCCTCATTCGCTTTTCAAGGCGACATAATCATTGCTGAACCAAGAGCATTGATCGGTTTTGCCGGACCGAGAGTGATTCGCGAGACAGTAGGAGAGGAGCTTCCGGAGGGTTTTCAGCGTTCGGAGTTTCTGCTTGAGCACGGGATGATTGACATGATCGCCAGCCGCGATGAACTCAAAGGTAAACTTGGATTTTTACTCGATAGTATCATGAGCGGTGTTTCCGCCATTGCGGAGGATAAGAATCTGGAGAATGACGGTAAAACCATCTCACTCATCTGGTAG
- a CDS encoding ROK family protein codes for MAERIIGIDIGGTNIKLGIVTPDGNVVEDIMIDTEPHRGPVDAADRVNRWYRSRLEDNPGIKAAGIACAGLVEEGGYLHNSPNLRKWEGTDLARIFSERLGLSVTVNNDVNCAAWGEYRAGAGAGSLHFVCITLGTGVGGGIVLGGHLYRGARGFAGEIGHQVIMAGGPECSCGNRGCLEALVGAGAIVARYQRINGDAGGADSDSGKITVRDISAAAAAGEKSALAALEETGRFLGIGLANVAHILNPEIIAIGGGVSGAGEMILGAARISMRECLIGDILSSVRVVAAELGNKASFIGAALLAQEERINEQA; via the coding sequence ATGGCCGAGAGGATAATCGGAATAGATATCGGCGGTACTAATATAAAGCTGGGTATAGTCACGCCGGACGGTAATGTAGTTGAAGATATTATGATCGACACCGAACCCCATCGGGGTCCCGTTGACGCCGCTGACCGCGTGAACAGGTGGTACAGGTCGCGGCTGGAGGATAACCCCGGGATCAAGGCCGCGGGAATAGCCTGCGCGGGACTGGTCGAAGAGGGAGGGTACCTTCATAATTCTCCAAATCTGCGAAAGTGGGAAGGTACCGATCTGGCAAGGATATTCTCGGAAAGGCTTGGACTTTCCGTCACGGTAAACAATGACGTCAACTGCGCGGCCTGGGGTGAATACCGGGCCGGCGCCGGCGCCGGTTCTCTTCATTTCGTTTGCATCACTCTCGGGACCGGAGTAGGAGGTGGAATCGTCCTCGGCGGCCATCTCTACAGGGGAGCCAGGGGATTTGCCGGCGAGATCGGGCATCAGGTGATTATGGCGGGTGGACCGGAGTGTTCCTGCGGCAACCGGGGTTGCCTCGAGGCTCTTGTCGGCGCGGGCGCTATCGTCGCACGCTACCAACGTATAAATGGTGATGCCGGCGGTGCGGATAGCGATTCGGGGAAAATCACCGTCAGGGATATTTCCGCCGCTGCCGCTGCCGGTGAAAAGAGTGCCCTGGCCGCGCTTGAAGAGACGGGAAGATTTCTCGGGATAGGCCTTGCCAATGTAGCGCATATACTGAATCCTGAAATAATAGCCATCGGAGGGGGAGTCTCCGGCGCTGGAGAGATGATACTCGGTGCGGCAAGGATATCGATGAGGGAGTGCCTGATCGGTGATATCCTTTCTTCAGTCAGGGTCGTTGCCGCTGAACTTGGCAATAAAGCCTCTTTTATTGGCGCCGCGTTGCTGGCGCAGGAAGAACGTATTAATGAACAAGCCTGA
- a CDS encoding HU family DNA-binding protein, with translation MNKTEMIDKVAKKTGLTIKDSRAAVDAIFSTAPKEGIIASEIAAGRRVQVTGFGTFVQRKRKKRKGRNPQTGAEITIAASKFPAFIAGKSLKGRVNK, from the coding sequence ATGAATAAAACGGAGATGATCGATAAGGTCGCGAAGAAAACCGGACTGACGATCAAGGATTCCCGCGCTGCAGTAGACGCAATTTTCAGCACCGCGCCGAAAGAAGGTATTATCGCTTCGGAGATCGCAGCTGGTAGAAGGGTTCAGGTTACCGGATTCGGTACATTCGTTCAGCGTAAGCGTAAAAAACGTAAAGGACGCAACCCTCAGACGGGTGCAGAGATCACAATTGCTGCTTCAAAGTTCCCTGCTTTCATAGCTGGAAAATCTTTGAAGGGCCGCGTAAACAAGTAA
- a CDS encoding T9SS type A sorting domain-containing protein, translating into MRKTYAGLLYFILLSFLLTASLFADSFEIYGLKPAVIIIKDDELATYRTVFDIVKDAGARGMICHPPGLIYGRFSPATTGSDLEGLMVEIIWEGDDFSRGSIDDGAWTIADRLLNGEKYQDLAAPAENAEPFKGIVLRVSDDMREKFSGAPGPRTGSPAEILDRGIDQNSEFMMGNVLINVVIPESNGSIEDWTETEIHNLWADIDLGLSQYINQTHWVELNYIINTDIAYPVPIASEPIMNNMETDYIWINESLEYLYNQGHFDGFGVNEEGNAHLLNNATREKWIDDGFRIDWVFTVFMADASYNGCWLTDEGYTAYAMLGGPYMVVPYPACRFGTGIHFAHVFIHEMSHVFWALDEYVTINPLTGRETGTPCTATSGYLKVANGNSYLSRCGEGLSCIMNNATLSNPLPICYHTMGQVGLRDINDNNAPDLYEIAPVLEVISRPDVLSDTTYSGNHVVSMKATNEAIPNQNPFQSALTRINYAPYIKEGWMQINNSIILPIHPSDGRWDQSTEFITHFIDSGLEPGDNWIYFRVANVAGITAIDSVFVTYIGLKYYTRSLRPRPDHVEIRWSTADEIFGSDFEIYREDVNTGISDRLLIVVDGEGYDSQEGGYNQYSYIDEEIDPGNCYRYHILGRTYQYVAGSEPIEYQHDTGILTTVTPIAVTEGIISPIVPNPMVGSSGKIFFTIKIPGDFDSDLTSRGGSGGRDNLDSGSSADMTFLDIKIYNVKGQRVRHLFSLPLPAGQYKNIEWDGLDDRGAPVSSGVYFMKVKVAGKDQTKKIVVLR; encoded by the coding sequence GTGCGGAAGACTTATGCTGGCCTGCTGTATTTCATTCTCCTGTCTTTTCTTTTAACTGCCTCCCTTTTTGCTGATTCGTTTGAGATCTATGGATTAAAACCGGCTGTAATCATTATCAAGGATGATGAATTAGCTACATACAGGACGGTGTTTGATATCGTTAAGGATGCCGGAGCCAGGGGGATGATATGCCATCCCCCCGGACTGATCTATGGCAGGTTCTCACCAGCCACTACCGGTTCTGATCTTGAGGGTCTGATGGTCGAGATTATATGGGAGGGAGATGATTTCAGCAGGGGAAGCATCGATGATGGAGCCTGGACGATAGCAGATCGCCTCCTTAACGGGGAAAAATATCAGGATCTCGCGGCACCGGCGGAAAATGCGGAACCTTTCAAGGGGATCGTCCTTCGCGTAAGCGACGATATGAGGGAAAAATTCAGTGGCGCGCCGGGGCCAAGGACCGGCTCTCCCGCCGAGATCCTCGACAGGGGAATTGACCAGAACAGCGAATTCATGATGGGTAATGTACTCATCAACGTCGTGATCCCGGAGAGCAATGGAAGTATTGAGGACTGGACGGAGACGGAAATCCATAATCTATGGGCCGATATTGACCTGGGGCTTTCTCAATATATCAATCAGACTCATTGGGTCGAACTTAATTATATTATTAATACCGATATTGCCTACCCTGTTCCCATTGCTTCCGAACCGATAATGAACAACATGGAGACCGATTATATATGGATAAACGAGTCACTCGAATATCTTTACAACCAGGGGCATTTTGACGGTTTCGGCGTCAACGAGGAAGGAAATGCGCACCTTCTTAATAACGCGACAAGAGAGAAATGGATAGATGACGGATTCCGGATCGACTGGGTCTTCACGGTATTCATGGCTGACGCCAGTTATAACGGATGCTGGCTCACTGATGAGGGGTACACGGCATATGCAATGCTTGGAGGGCCATATATGGTAGTCCCCTATCCAGCCTGCCGGTTCGGAACGGGGATCCATTTCGCCCACGTATTCATTCACGAGATGAGTCATGTGTTCTGGGCTCTCGATGAATATGTGACGATAAATCCTCTGACTGGACGGGAAACGGGTACGCCATGCACCGCGACCTCGGGCTATCTCAAGGTGGCCAACGGCAACTCATACCTGAGCCGATGCGGAGAGGGACTTTCGTGCATAATGAATAACGCCACTCTCTCCAACCCTCTGCCGATTTGCTATCATACGATGGGACAGGTCGGGTTGAGGGATATCAATGATAATAATGCTCCCGATCTATATGAGATCGCTCCCGTTCTGGAAGTGATTTCCAGGCCGGATGTCCTTAGCGATACTACGTACAGCGGAAATCATGTGGTAAGCATGAAAGCGACCAACGAAGCGATCCCGAATCAGAATCCATTCCAGAGCGCCCTTACGAGGATCAATTATGCCCCGTATATCAAGGAAGGCTGGATGCAGATAAATAACAGTATTATTCTCCCGATCCACCCGAGTGATGGAAGATGGGACCAGTCGACTGAATTTATCACGCATTTTATTGATAGTGGACTCGAACCGGGGGATAACTGGATATATTTCAGAGTGGCAAATGTGGCGGGCATCACCGCCATCGACAGTGTCTTCGTGACTTATATCGGATTGAAATACTATACGAGGAGCCTGAGGCCACGGCCTGATCATGTCGAGATAAGATGGAGTACAGCGGATGAGATCTTTGGTTCGGATTTCGAGATCTATCGGGAAGATGTCAACACCGGTATTTCCGACAGGTTGTTGATTGTTGTCGATGGAGAAGGATACGACAGCCAGGAAGGCGGATATAATCAGTACTCGTATATAGATGAGGAGATTGATCCGGGAAACTGTTACCGGTATCATATTCTGGGCAGGACGTACCAGTATGTCGCCGGTTCAGAACCGATCGAATATCAGCATGATACCGGCATATTGACGACGGTGACTCCGATAGCGGTTACGGAAGGTATCATATCACCGATAGTACCGAACCCTATGGTCGGAAGCTCGGGAAAGATATTTTTTACAATAAAGATCCCCGGTGACTTCGACAGCGATCTGACATCGCGCGGGGGATCGGGAGGAAGAGATAATCTCGATTCAGGTTCATCCGCCGACATGACCTTCCTGGATATAAAGATCTACAACGTCAAGGGCCAGAGGGTAAGGCACCTCTTTTCTCTCCCCCTTCCAGCGGGGCAGTATAAGAATATCGAATGGGACGGACTTGATGACAGGGGCGCGCCGGTCTCCAGCGGCGTTTACTTCATGAAGGTCAAGGTGGCGGGGAAGGATCAGACGAAGAAGATAGTCGTTCTGAGATAA
- a CDS encoding tetratricopeptide repeat protein, producing MNRSRKIFALMLLLIIFYYPGAYGQNPGRIEAEKIFVEAQKALARGDDATAEQQLMQSLQHDPSFTSAIWQLSQIYEKRGQLEYARELILRGLQQDPNAAWARDKLSQVEKLLVNRLKIESEAFMDSGHYDKALPKLSLYVGIRPHDPDPLILLGRCHLALGNLKTAREYLVQAIQRDPTSRSTANLLDEVDQRISLSSAETALARARTILANYTPENREKAENALRDLLEKDPGNSWAAEKLKELTLLSRKDEKTSEPIEAIEKGVDKIKSISLPQPGKFLSPLRSRITIALLAVIIVLLSFNIRRRSRIRSYPLQGSLSLIPVLDIVSLLNSNLKSGRLAISSGKLRGEIFFEKGEIVHSRYKSYDGKNAFHRLMDINSGSFIFYNHLPNVRHTITEPLSLLLLSMKSIDEESTARKKERTLSPV from the coding sequence ATGAATCGATCGAGGAAAATATTCGCTCTGATGCTCTTGCTGATAATATTCTATTATCCCGGCGCGTATGGTCAGAATCCCGGCCGGATCGAAGCGGAGAAGATCTTCGTCGAAGCACAGAAAGCCCTCGCCCGGGGAGATGACGCGACTGCCGAACAGCAGTTGATGCAATCTCTTCAGCATGACCCGAGTTTCACTTCAGCGATATGGCAACTCTCGCAGATATATGAGAAAAGGGGACAGCTTGAATATGCCAGGGAATTGATCCTGCGCGGACTTCAACAGGACCCGAATGCCGCCTGGGCAAGGGATAAACTCAGCCAGGTCGAAAAACTTCTCGTCAACAGGCTGAAAATCGAGTCTGAAGCGTTCATGGATTCGGGGCACTACGACAAGGCGCTGCCGAAGCTGTCCCTTTATGTCGGAATCAGGCCCCATGACCCGGACCCCCTTATTCTCCTTGGACGATGCCATCTTGCCCTCGGCAACCTCAAAACAGCGAGAGAATATCTCGTCCAGGCTATCCAGCGCGATCCGACAAGCCGAAGTACAGCGAATCTACTCGATGAGGTAGATCAGCGTATATCGCTTTCCTCGGCTGAGACAGCGCTCGCGCGCGCAAGAACGATCCTTGCAAACTACACTCCCGAGAACAGGGAAAAAGCGGAAAATGCATTACGTGACCTTCTTGAAAAAGACCCCGGTAACAGCTGGGCGGCCGAAAAACTGAAAGAACTTACACTCCTTTCCAGGAAAGACGAAAAAACCAGCGAGCCGATCGAGGCGATCGAAAAGGGAGTGGATAAAATCAAATCGATCAGTCTTCCACAACCAGGGAAATTTCTCTCCCCGCTCAGGAGCAGGATCACCATTGCCCTGCTTGCCGTCATAATCGTCCTCCTGTCGTTCAACATCAGGCGCAGATCAAGGATCAGAAGCTATCCCCTCCAGGGAAGCCTCAGCCTGATACCGGTGCTCGATATCGTCTCACTTCTCAATTCCAATCTTAAATCAGGACGTCTGGCGATTTCCTCCGGCAAGCTCAGAGGTGAGATATTTTTTGAAAAGGGAGAGATCGTGCACTCGCGTTATAAAAGCTACGACGGCAAGAATGCCTTTCACAGGCTTATGGATATCAACTCAGGATCGTTTATTTTTTATAACCACCTTCCCAACGTAAGACATACGATCACCGAACCGCTGAGCCTTCTTCTGCTGTCCATGAAATCGATCGATGAGGAATCAACAGCAAGAAAGAAGGAGAGGACACTTTCTCCAGTCTAG
- a CDS encoding acyl-CoA dehydrogenase family protein, producing the protein MDFELTTQQKDMQEAARKFAKGEFTREIALKHEEEHSFPRELWKKAAELGFIGLHFPEECGGLGLGVIENVIVVEEFCRRDSGIGTAIALSDFASEIIMRHGSEKQKEQYLPAVAAGEMISAGAFTEPNHGSDITRMDTTAVKDGDSWVINGTKTFITNGQIADFYLTLCQIDQDITPSYKGMAIILVPKDTGGLTTEDVGSKMGIKMTSTAEVSYDDVKVPLENIIGVEGKGFYQVLEFFDESRVEIAATALGIAAGAFDRALAYTMEREQFGKPIARFQVNQHKLADMATAVEYARLLTYKAAWNFDQGRIDPKLTSMAKYVAAKTAVYVSDEAIQLLGGYGFMTEYEVERYYRDAKIAEIYEGTKEIQKNTIASQIFKEF; encoded by the coding sequence ATGGATTTCGAACTGACAACGCAGCAGAAAGATATGCAGGAAGCTGCGAGAAAATTCGCCAAGGGGGAATTCACAAGGGAAATAGCCCTTAAACATGAAGAGGAACATTCGTTTCCGAGGGAGCTCTGGAAGAAGGCTGCTGAACTCGGTTTCATCGGGTTGCATTTTCCGGAGGAATGCGGAGGTCTCGGGCTTGGAGTGATCGAGAACGTCATCGTCGTCGAAGAGTTCTGCAGGAGAGATTCCGGGATCGGGACGGCAATCGCCCTTTCTGACTTTGCGTCAGAGATAATAATGCGGCATGGCTCGGAGAAACAGAAAGAGCAATATCTGCCGGCTGTGGCAGCCGGAGAGATGATATCGGCCGGAGCATTTACCGAGCCGAACCATGGAAGCGATATCACCCGCATGGATACGACGGCAGTAAAGGATGGGGACAGCTGGGTGATCAATGGCACCAAGACATTCATTACCAACGGACAGATAGCAGATTTCTATCTGACTCTCTGCCAGATAGACCAGGATATCACTCCCTCATACAAGGGGATGGCGATCATTCTTGTCCCTAAAGACACTGGCGGACTCACGACCGAGGATGTCGGTTCAAAAATGGGTATAAAGATGACTTCTACGGCCGAAGTCTCGTATGACGATGTGAAGGTTCCCCTGGAGAACATCATCGGTGTCGAAGGAAAAGGTTTTTATCAGGTCCTGGAATTCTTCGACGAGAGCCGCGTCGAGATCGCGGCGACCGCTCTCGGTATAGCCGCCGGGGCTTTCGACAGGGCCCTTGCTTATACTATGGAAAGGGAACAGTTCGGAAAGCCGATCGCCAGATTTCAGGTAAATCAGCATAAACTGGCTGATATGGCCACAGCCGTGGAATATGCCAGGCTGTTGACTTACAAAGCGGCATGGAACTTCGATCAGGGTAGAATTGATCCGAAACTGACTTCAATGGCCAAATATGTCGCGGCAAAGACGGCCGTATATGTCTCTGACGAGGCGATACAGCTTCTCGGAGGATACGGTTTCATGACGGAATACGAGGTGGAACGCTATTACAGGGACGCCAAGATCGCGGAGATCTATGAAGGGACCAAGGAGATCCAGAAGAATACGATAGCAAGCCAGATCTTCAAGGAGTTTTGA